A segment of the Catenulispora sp. EB89 genome:
GCGCAGCCGCAAAGGCCCGATCGGGATGCTCACCGGCGCGGGCATCAGCACCGACTCCGGTATCCCGGACTTCCGGGGCCCCACCGGGGTGTGGACCAAGGATCCGATCGCCGAGCTGCTGTCGACGTACCAGAACTACGTCGCCGACCCCGAGCTGCGCGAGCGCTCGTGGCTGGCGCGGCGGGACAACCCGGCCCGGCACGCGGAACCCAACGCGGCGCACAAGGCGCTCGCGGAGCTGGAGCACTCGGGGCGGTCCGTGCGGATCATCACCCAGAACATCGACCGGCTGCACCAGAAGGGCGGGTCGTCGCCGCGCAAGGTGATCGAGATCCACGGGAACATGGCCGACGTGGTCTGCATCCGGTGCACGTACCACACGACGATGGACGCCACGCTGGAGCGCGTCGCCGCCGGCGAGGCGGATCCGCCGTGCCCGGTCTGCGGCGACATCCTGAAGGCCGCGACCATCATGTTCGGCCAGAACCTGGACCCGGCGACACTGTGGCAGGCCGAGCAGGTGGCCGAGGCCTCGGAGATCTTCCTGGCCATCGGCACCTCGCTGCGCGTCGAGCCGGCCGCGTCGATGTGCGAGGTGGCCGTGGCGCACGGCGCCGACCTGGTGATCGTCAACAACGAGGAGACGCCGTACGACCACCTGGCCACCGAGGTGATCCGGGACCCGATCGGCGAGGCCGTGCCGCGGATCGTCGCCGAGCTGATCGCGGCCGGGAGCCAGCCCGGGAGCCGGAAGCCGGCCGAGGAGCCAACCGGGGAGCCGACCGGGTAGCCGACCGGAGAGCTGGGTTAACCGTGGATTGACGCGAGGTTGCGCACCCCGGAGCATATGACGCGTGAACGTGCCCCGGGACGACGAGCCGGCGGCGGCCGGGGAGGAGCCCTGGCAGCCGCCGGTGTCGGAGTACGCGGTCTACATGACGCCGGCCGAGGAGCACCGCCGCCTCGGCCTGGCGCTGTACGGCGCCGGCTGGCACACCATCGCCGAGCACGGCATCCGCTGGGACGCCCGGGTCCTGAACTGCTACGCGCTGCACCTGGTGACCCGCGGCTCGGGCTGGATCGAGTGGGGCGACCGGCCGCGCACCCGGCTGCCGATCAAGGCGCCGGCGGCGTTCTGGCTGTTCCCCGGCCTGGTGCACTCCTACCAGCCGGACGCCGGCGGCTGGACCATCACCTGGGCCCTGTTCGACGGCCCGGCGGCGGCCGGCTACGAAAGCCTGGACTTCCTGTCCCGCACCTCCCCGGTGGTCCCGCTCGGCGACGCGCGCCCGGTGCGCGAGCTGTTCCGCGAACTCCTCACCGTGGTCCGCACCACCGGCCCGCACTACGAGGTGTCGGCCGGAATCCTGGTGCACCGCCTGATCACCGCGGTCCGCGACAACGGCCCGGGCCTGCGCGAGTCGCGGGCGGTCCGCGCGCTCACCGAGCACGCCACCGACCCCGTCGCGCTCCAGGACCACGCCACGCGGCTCGGGCTGACCGTGACCCAGCTGCGCGAAGAGGTGCGGCTGGCGACCGGATCGACGCCGAAGGAGTACATCCTGCGGGTCCGGCTGTCCAAGGCGAAGGACCTGCTGGCCGCGACGGACCAGAGCGTCGTGCAGGTGGCGCGGGCGGTCGGGTACGACGATCCGGCGTACTTCACGCGGTTGTTCACGCAGCGCGTCGGGCTGTCGCCGACGATGTTCCGGCGCGGCTCGCTGTCGGCGTAGCCCCACAAATATCCAAGAACGACTCAGCAAGATCCATGGCCGCCCGCCCCCGGCGGCCCCGATCATCGCTGAGTGGCACACGAGCGCGTACTGACCGTCGAGGGCGGCAGGTTCCTGCGAGGCGGCCGGGAGCACCGGATCATCTCGGCGGCGATCCACTACTTCCGGATCCACCCGGAGCTGTGGCGGGACCGGCTGGAACGGTTGCGTGCCATGGGCTGCAACACCGTCGAGTGCTACGTCGCCTGGAACTTCCATCAGCCGGCGCCCGGACCGGCGCGCTTCGACGGCTGGCAGGACGTCGCCGGGTTCATCCGGCTGGCCGGCGAGCTCGGACTGGACGTGATCGCGCGTCCGGGTCCTTACATCTGCGCCGAGTGGGACTTCGGCGGGCTGCCGGCCTGGCTGCTGGCCGATGAGAACATGCGGCTGCGCACCACCGATCCGGCCTACCTGGCGGCCGTGGACCAGTGGTTCGACCAGCTGATCCCGGTGCTGGCCGAGCTGCAGGCGACCCGCGGCGGACCGGTCGTGGCGGTGCAGATCGAGAACGAGTACGGCAGCTTCGGCGACGACCCGGACTACCTCGGCCACCTTCGCAAGGGCCTGATCGAGCGCGGCGTGGACACCCTGCTGTTCACCTCCGACGGCCCGCAGGACCTGATGCTGGCCGGCGGCACGGTGCCGGACGTGCTGGCCACCGTGAACTTCGGGTCGCAGGCCACTGACGGCTTCGCCACCCTGCGCCACTTCCGGCCCGACGACCCGCCGGTGTGCATGGAGTTCTGGAACGGCTGGTTCGACCACTTCGGCGAGCCGCACCACACGCGCACGCCGGAGGACGCCGCACGCACGCTGGACGAGATCCTCGCGGCGGGTGCCTCGGTCAACTTCTACATGGGCCACGGCGGCACCAACTTCGGGTTCTGGGCCGGCGCCAACCACTCCGGCGTGCTCAGCGGGGATGCGGGATATCAGCCCACGATCACCAGCTACGACTACGACGCGCCGATCGGCGAGGCCGGCGAGCTGACGCCGAAGTTCCACCTGTTCCGCGAGGTGATCGCGCGGCACCTCGGGCTGCCGGAGGTTGGCCTGCCTGAAGTCGGCCTGTCGGAGGCTGGCCTGTCGGGTGCCGGTCTGCCCGCTGCCTCGCCGCGCCTGAAGCCGCAAACCGTTGCCGCGCCTCGGATCGCGGGCCTGCGGGACCGGCTGGACGTGCTGGCGACGGCACCGGTGCGCCGCCCGACGCCGGAGTCGATCGAGAAGCTGGGCCACAGCTTCGGCCTGATCCATTACCGCCGCCGCATCGAAGGTCCCGCGCGTACCCACACGCTGCGGATCGAGGGCGTCCGCGACCTCGCGCAGGTCTTCGCGGACGGAAAGCTGCTCGGGGTGTTGGAGCGTGACAAGCCCGAGCAGACGCTGGATCTCCAGATCCCGGGCGGGGGCCTGGATCTGGAGATCCTCGTCGAGCCCTTCGGGCGGGTCAACTACGGCCCGCACCTGGCCGATCGCAAGGGCCTGATCGGCGGCGTGCGGCTGGACCACCAGTTCCAGTTCGGCTGGGAGCACCGGGTGCTGCCGCTGGACGACCTGTCGGGGCTGACCGCCGCCGATGATCAGGACTCCGGGATCGCAGCGACGCCGACCTCGGGCCCCGCATTCCACCGCGCCACGGTCACCGTCACCGAGCCGGCCGACGGCTTCCTCGCCGTCCCCTCCACGGCGCGGAGCCTGGTCTGGCTCAACGGATTCCTGCTCGGCCGGCTGTGGGACCGCGGTCCCCAGGTCACGCTCTACGCCCCGGCGCCGCTGTGGCGCTCTGGCGAGAACGAGATCGTGGTGCTGGCGCTGGAGCCGACAGCGGGTGTTCAGAGCCTGGATATAGAACTGCGCGACGAGCCCGATCTCGGCCCGCTCGCGCCGCCCTACACTCACGCGGACTACTGAGGTTCCCTCAGGCGTCCCGCTTCTTCACCACCACCAGCGCCACCACCACCGAGATCACGACCCACCCCGCGTACACCAGCCACGCGTGCATGTC
Coding sequences within it:
- a CDS encoding beta-galactosidase family protein — encoded protein: MAHERVLTVEGGRFLRGGREHRIISAAIHYFRIHPELWRDRLERLRAMGCNTVECYVAWNFHQPAPGPARFDGWQDVAGFIRLAGELGLDVIARPGPYICAEWDFGGLPAWLLADENMRLRTTDPAYLAAVDQWFDQLIPVLAELQATRGGPVVAVQIENEYGSFGDDPDYLGHLRKGLIERGVDTLLFTSDGPQDLMLAGGTVPDVLATVNFGSQATDGFATLRHFRPDDPPVCMEFWNGWFDHFGEPHHTRTPEDAARTLDEILAAGASVNFYMGHGGTNFGFWAGANHSGVLSGDAGYQPTITSYDYDAPIGEAGELTPKFHLFREVIARHLGLPEVGLPEVGLSEAGLSGAGLPAASPRLKPQTVAAPRIAGLRDRLDVLATAPVRRPTPESIEKLGHSFGLIHYRRRIEGPARTHTLRIEGVRDLAQVFADGKLLGVLERDKPEQTLDLQIPGGGLDLEILVEPFGRVNYGPHLADRKGLIGGVRLDHQFQFGWEHRVLPLDDLSGLTAADDQDSGIAATPTSGPAFHRATVTVTEPADGFLAVPSTARSLVWLNGFLLGRLWDRGPQVTLYAPAPLWRSGENEIVVLALEPTAGVQSLDIELRDEPDLGPLAPPYTHADY
- a CDS encoding helix-turn-helix domain-containing protein → MNVPRDDEPAAAGEEPWQPPVSEYAVYMTPAEEHRRLGLALYGAGWHTIAEHGIRWDARVLNCYALHLVTRGSGWIEWGDRPRTRLPIKAPAAFWLFPGLVHSYQPDAGGWTITWALFDGPAAAGYESLDFLSRTSPVVPLGDARPVRELFRELLTVVRTTGPHYEVSAGILVHRLITAVRDNGPGLRESRAVRALTEHATDPVALQDHATRLGLTVTQLREEVRLATGSTPKEYILRVRLSKAKDLLAATDQSVVQVARAVGYDDPAYFTRLFTQRVGLSPTMFRRGSLSA
- a CDS encoding NAD-dependent deacetylase, with amino-acid sequence MTTDWRSRKGPIGMLTGAGISTDSGIPDFRGPTGVWTKDPIAELLSTYQNYVADPELRERSWLARRDNPARHAEPNAAHKALAELEHSGRSVRIITQNIDRLHQKGGSSPRKVIEIHGNMADVVCIRCTYHTTMDATLERVAAGEADPPCPVCGDILKAATIMFGQNLDPATLWQAEQVAEASEIFLAIGTSLRVEPAASMCEVAVAHGADLVIVNNEETPYDHLATEVIRDPIGEAVPRIVAELIAAGSQPGSRKPAEEPTGEPTG